Proteins co-encoded in one Hymenobacter swuensis DY53 genomic window:
- a CDS encoding molybdopterin molybdotransferase MoeA: protein MISVAEATRLVAATIRPLGVEYLSLSLAAGRVLREDLRADRDFPPFNRVAMDGMAMRYEALAVGQTEFRIHHTQFAGQPPQPLPEATAAVEIMTGAMLPLGVDTVIRYEDLTFRTDAAGQCWATVQVLPPRAGHNVHPQAADRQQGDLLVPAGTRLEPAEVAVAATVGAATVAVSRRPRVAVVSTGDELVPITEQPQPHQIRRSNALMLQAAAETAGARTELFHFDDDPAALRQGLPALLAGFDAVMLSGGVSMGKADFLPGVLRALGVEQVFHEVKQRPGKPFWFGQMAGGAVVFALPGNPVSTFVNFYRYARPWLLAVQQPAGTSAAGAAPVPAVLTQPIDFKPPMTHFLLVSLAPGPDGRLLATPERAGGSGDMASLLTSSGFLELPPETEHFPTGTVLPVWRFR from the coding sequence ATGATTTCCGTTGCTGAAGCCACCCGCCTTGTTGCCGCCACCATCCGCCCGCTGGGCGTGGAGTACCTTTCCCTGAGCCTCGCCGCCGGCCGCGTGCTGCGCGAAGACCTGCGCGCCGACCGGGACTTTCCGCCCTTTAACCGGGTGGCTATGGATGGCATGGCCATGCGCTATGAGGCTTTGGCGGTGGGCCAGACGGAATTTCGCATTCACCACACCCAGTTTGCCGGGCAGCCGCCCCAGCCGCTGCCCGAGGCTACGGCCGCCGTGGAAATCATGACCGGGGCCATGCTGCCGCTTGGCGTCGATACCGTGATTCGCTACGAGGACCTCACGTTCCGCACCGATGCAGCGGGCCAGTGCTGGGCCACTGTGCAGGTGCTGCCGCCCCGCGCCGGCCACAACGTGCACCCCCAGGCCGCCGACCGCCAGCAGGGCGACCTATTGGTGCCCGCCGGCACGCGTCTGGAGCCGGCCGAAGTAGCAGTGGCCGCCACCGTGGGCGCCGCCACCGTGGCCGTATCGAGGCGGCCACGGGTGGCCGTGGTGAGCACCGGCGACGAGCTGGTACCCATCACCGAGCAGCCCCAGCCTCACCAGATCCGCCGCTCCAATGCCCTGATGCTACAAGCCGCCGCCGAAACTGCCGGAGCCCGCACCGAGCTGTTCCACTTCGACGATGACCCTGCCGCTTTGCGCCAGGGCCTGCCTGCCTTGCTGGCCGGCTTTGATGCGGTGATGCTCAGCGGGGGCGTGTCGATGGGCAAGGCCGATTTTCTGCCGGGCGTGCTGCGGGCGCTGGGCGTGGAGCAGGTGTTTCACGAGGTGAAGCAGCGGCCGGGCAAGCCGTTCTGGTTCGGGCAGATGGCGGGAGGGGCCGTGGTGTTTGCGCTGCCTGGCAACCCGGTGTCCACTTTCGTGAACTTCTACCGTTACGCCCGGCCCTGGCTGCTGGCCGTGCAGCAGCCCGCCGGCACATCGGCCGCCGGAGCCGCGCCCGTACCCGCCGTGCTCACCCAGCCCATCGACTTCAAGCCGCCTATGACGCACTTCCTGCTGGTGAGCCTGGCACCCGGCCCCGACGGCCGCCTGCTAGCCACCCCCGAGCGGGCCGGCGGCTCCGGCGATATGGCCAGCCTGCTCACCTCCAGCGGCTTCCTGGAACTGCCGCCAGAAACTGAGCACTTCCCCACGGGCACCGTGCTGCCAGTGTGGCGGTTTCGGTAA
- the moaC gene encoding cyclic pyranopterin monophosphate synthase MoaC, whose product MPDSAKLTHLNDAGQPAMVDVGAKQPTRRVARARSRVVLGPEIMALMKEGDLPTRKGPVFQTAILAGIMGAKRTSELIPLCHPLGLDNCQVTIEVDGPDAVLIECTATVTGKTGVEMEALTGASVAALTIYDMCKALSHDILIQETRLVSKTGGKQDFHHAG is encoded by the coding sequence ATGCCTGACTCCGCTAAACTCACCCACCTCAACGACGCCGGCCAGCCCGCCATGGTAGACGTGGGCGCCAAACAACCCACCCGCCGCGTGGCGCGGGCGCGCAGCCGCGTGGTCCTCGGCCCGGAAATCATGGCCCTAATGAAGGAAGGCGACCTGCCCACCCGCAAGGGCCCCGTGTTCCAGACGGCTATTCTGGCCGGTATCATGGGGGCCAAGCGCACCTCCGAGCTAATTCCGCTGTGCCACCCGCTAGGTCTGGATAACTGCCAGGTGACTATTGAGGTGGACGGCCCCGATGCCGTGCTGATTGAGTGCACGGCCACCGTCACGGGCAAAACCGGCGTCGAAATGGAGGCGCTCACCGGAGCCTCGGTAGCGGCTCTCACTATCTACGACATGTGCAAGGCCCTCTCGCACGACATTCTTATTCAGGAAACCCGCCTCGTCAGCAAAACCGGCGGCAAACAGGACTTCCACCATGCCGGATAA
- a CDS encoding DUF4468 domain-containing protein — protein sequence MKLFYILAILLCIATNGLAQTPWKLPFPIDTATRKISYQAVVPVSHLPAHLLYERAKAWHAKVQEPATRIPLLEDKAAGLFIAKRVAMIHDHRFSYTVAIECHDGQYEYLFTDFYFLYPRTETPVSGGRVFVAFPKEIPLLDITQQPASLTPKGEVRPNIRRLLAEAHEVFTALISDLQHNMAY from the coding sequence ATGAAATTATTCTACATACTTGCTATTTTACTTTGCATAGCCACTAACGGACTGGCGCAAACACCGTGGAAGTTGCCCTTTCCCATTGATACAGCCACGCGTAAAATCAGCTACCAAGCAGTAGTGCCGGTTTCCCACTTACCTGCCCATTTGCTTTACGAACGCGCCAAAGCGTGGCATGCTAAAGTACAAGAGCCTGCGACTAGGATTCCACTTTTAGAAGACAAGGCAGCCGGATTGTTCATTGCCAAACGAGTAGCAATGATACATGACCACCGATTTTCTTACACTGTGGCAATTGAATGCCATGATGGCCAATACGAGTATCTGTTTACTGATTTCTATTTCTTGTACCCGCGTACAGAAACTCCCGTTTCTGGTGGAAGAGTATTTGTAGCATTTCCTAAAGAGATTCCTCTACTGGATATAACGCAGCAACCTGCTTCATTGACTCCTAAAGGCGAAGTCCGCCCGAATATTAGACGCTTGCTGGCAGAAGCTCATGAGGTCTTTACAGCTCTAATCAGCGACCTGCAGCATAATATGGCTTATTAA